The nucleotide sequence AATCCGGTTCTTCCCGAAACGCTCCAGCGACGGGTAGTTTTGCGCTGTGGCTGCACTCATCATCCCTAACCACAGGCCCACCAGCAGAATGTATTGATTTCGCATACTGATCAGAAAGACGTTCGACGCTGAATTCTAGGCATACCAGCGAAGAAATTTATTGCTGGTTAACGGGTGAAATTCAGTTCCTCAATTAACGTAACTATAACGAAACACAGCGGCTAATATTCGCTTCCGGCTCTAATTCTTCACCGTCCAGCAGGTGCCGGGCGAACTGCTCGGCCAGGTAGGGCGCCAGCGAAACGCCTTTGGTACCCATACCCCCAAAAATACCCACGGCCGGATGCGACGGATGCAGACCAATAAAAGGCCGGCGGTCTTTGGTCGATGGTCGAATTCCAGCCTGCTGCGCAACGATCTGATACGGAACTTTCAGAACAGCACGCACTTTCGAATGTAAAAACTCGCGACCCTCGTCGGTTGTTTGCCAATCCAGATCGTGCCAGGAATAGGTAGCGCCAATCCGGACCAATCCGCGCCGAATGGGCAAAATAAATACGCCCTGATTCACGATTGCCGTAATCGGATACTGGTCGACCAAGGCCGTCAGAATCTGGCCTTTCACCGGATTGTAAGGGAGCCAGTCGAATAATGGATTCTGGCGGGCCTGCACCCCATCGCAAAATATGACTTTATTAATCGTCAGGCCGTTCCACGTTACGTTATGGGCCTTTATTGTCAGCTCATCAGGCGTTATAATTCCTTCGTAGTATTGATTTTTTTTAATGAAATAGCCTTTGATTACCCGGACGTATTCGCCCAAATCGAGCCAGCCCGCCTGGGTTACTTCGATGCCGCCGAACGAATTGTTGATAAAGTCTTTATACAACTCATTATCAACTTCCTTCTGGATATACCGCTGAATATCGGGGTCGGCGGTCAGGGTTAGATAAGCCATTTTTTCGGCCTCAGAGCGAAAGGGCCGGTAGATGGTTCTGGGATGAAAAAACTGCACGCCCAGCGCCTGCTCGGTGTCGGTATAAAACTGGTGAAGAAACGGAAACAGTTCATCGGCTTTCCAGGTGCGAACCAGCTTCCGGCCCGTCAGCGGATTCACAATCCCAGCCGCCACCGACGACGCCGACGGTAAGCCTGGGGCGTCGGCCACGAGCAATGAACACCCCCGCTGGTCGAGTGTCCAGGCCAGGGCTGAACCGGCCACTCCCTGCCCTACGATTAGGAAATCGATCGTCATTGCTGAAGAGAGAAAAGCACGTGAAGCAGGAAAGCGGACCGAAACACCTTGTTTCGGTCCGTCAATTAACTATTGCGGTGAATTTCGGCCAGCCGACGGTCGGCCAGTTCAATCACCCAGTCCACCTGTTCTTCAATGGTCATAAAGGACGTATCCAGCAGCGTAGCGTCGGGGGCCTGTACGAGCGGACTTTCGGAACGGGTGGTATCAATCAAGTCCCGCTTCTCGAGATTACGAATAATCTCTTCCAGATTGATCATTTCACCTTTTTCGAGCAGTTCCTGCTGCCGGCGTTTGGCGCGGGTAAACGTATCGGCCGTCATGAAGACTTTGACTTCGGCGTCGGGAAACACTTTCGTGCCAATATCACGTCCATCCATAACTACCCCCCGCCGGCGGCCCATCTTCTGCTGCTGCGCCACCATCGCCCAACGTACTTCTGGAATTGCACTGACCTCGCTGACGATGTTGGAGATATACATTTTGCGAATCTCCTCTTCAACGTTCAGGCCATTGAGACAGGTTTCGTTCTTACCCGTTCGGTTATTGTGATTGAACGTAATGTGAATGTGCTCCAGAGCCGCCTTAACTTCCCGGTGATTGGAAAAGGAGATTCGCTCCTGGATGAAAAACAAACTCACTGCGCGGTACATCGCGCCGGTATCAATATACCCATAGCCCATTCGGGCAGCCACGGCCTTTGCGGTAGTACTCTTTCCGCAACTTGAATATCCGTCTATTGCAATAACTATCTTCGGCATGAAAGCTCAGTCCGCCGAAGCGGTAATATTTCGGCAAAATAACCACAAAACAGAAGGATAATCAACCAGGCTAGTAGTCTTCTGAAGCCCGAACCAGCCAGCCACCCATCGAGACTGTCCTTTCACTGCGATACCGGCACCCTGAGCCGTTTTATTTACAAGCCCCTGAATTCGGAGCGCAGCAGGGCAAAAATATGTTCGTCCAGGTACTGATTATTTTTTACGGCGGCCTTCTTATGAATCGCTTCGTGACGAAATCCGGCCGACTCTAGCACTTTCATCGACCCAATGTTGCCTTCCAGTACGCAGGCAAATAACCGATTGACCTGGAAGTTGCCAAATATATAATCGGTCATTACCGGAACCGCTTCCGACATGATTCCGCGCCCCCAGTACGGTTCGCCAAGCCAGTAACCAATCTCCGCATTGTACCGGTATATATCGTCTTTAACCGTAAAGCCAATGTTGCCCACCGCCTGTCCGTCTACTTCAATAGCCAGGTTGTTAGGTTGTTGATACGACTTATTGGAACGTACCCACGAATGAGCATCACGGGGGGTGTATGGATACGGAAAAAAATCCCGGACATTGTTCCAGATAAGCCGATTGCTGGCATAACGGGCCAATGACTCTACGTCGCCCTCGCGCCAGGGACGAAGTCGGCACGTTTTGAGCTGAAAGGTTACCAATGTAGTCGTCAATGGGAGGCAGAGTTTATTACGTCTGTAACAAGTTATAACCGCAAATGTTGGCGAAATTCAACCGCCTGCTTTTATCCGCTAATTTTCCTGTTTTACCCTTCTCCTACCGGCGTTCGTCGGAAAAAACGGGGGATCGGCGTGTCAGTGCAATAGCTTTGACGCATCAAATTAATGACGCAAATCCGAATGAAAACGCGCTGCCTCTTTTTATTATCCCACTCGTGTGAAGCAAACAACTGAACCCACTCTTTTCGGCCTAAACCTGATTCCCCAAACGAAAATAAAGCCATGAAAATCCTTAGCCTTCTCTTCATTGCGGTTTTTGCCGCCTGTGTAACTGCCCAGGCTCAGTCCGATTCGTATAAACAGGCCATGAGCCAGGCTATCAGCACGATGCAAACGCATAATGAAAAATCATCCAAAACGGATATGCTGGCTTCGGCCAACCAGTTCGAACGTATCGCCAGCTCCGAGCCGAAAGAGTGGCTGCCACGCTACTACGCTGGCCTGAACTATGTGTATCTGGGCTTCATGGGGAAAGACGAAACCGAGAAGGATAAGTTTCTCGATCAGGCCGACATAAACCTGAAAGCCGCCGAAGCCCTCACCGGTTCGCCTAACAGTCCGGAAAATGACGAACTGGCCATTTTGAGAGCTTATATTGCCCAGGCACGAATGGTTGTCGATCCTATGAACCGCTGGCAGCAGTACGGGCCGCTCTTTCAGGCGGGTCTGGAAAAAGCCCGGAGCCTGAACGCCAGTAACCCGCGTATATACGCGCTTGAAGGTGCTTCGCTGATGTACACACCGGAGCAGTATGGCGGTGGTCCCAATGCGGCCTGTCCGGTGCTCAGGCAAGCCGCCGAAAAATTCGCTACTTTTAAACCTGCCAGCGAGTTACACCCGGTTTGGGGCCAGAAGCAGATCGAACCAATGCTGGCCAGGTGCCCCAAGTAAAATCGGCGGTCGGCTGACAGTTTTGCAAGAGAACAGATAGCCAGCAACACCGTAACGCTAAATAGAATAACGAAGCAATGACTCGTGAACAGTTAATTGGTACCATCGGGAAAAACGGCCGACGCCTTAAAATGCGGGCGTCGGAGCTGGCTGGTTTTGATTTTAGCGGCCTTGACCTGACCCAGGCCGATCTGCGTTTTTCGAACCTCGCCCGAGCCAACTTTCGAGGGGCCATTCTGCGGCAGGCCGACCTGAGTTTTTCGGATCTGAAAGGCGCCGACTTCACCAATGCCGACCTGTATGAAGCGAACCTAAGCTTTAGCGGTCTGGAAGGCATCGATCTGACAGGAGCGAACGTAGAGGGCGCTCAGTTCAACTTTTCGGGCCGCAGCAACTATCGGCCCGAACCAACCCGGCCGGAACCAATCTCCCTGACCAATCTGCTGCAAAAACCTGGCTGGGGTATCTTTATCGGGGCTGCACTGGGGGCGCTGCTGATTTATGGCTGTAATGCCGTTATTTATTTTACCCATTTAATCTGGACCGCCAAAGATCCAGTCATCGCGGGTCTGTACCGGTTTCTGATCATTCAGAATATTACAGACGGGGTGGTGGTCTTTCTGCTGACCTGGGCGTTATCGGGCTGGCTGTCGCGTCAGTTCCAGGCGGTCTGGAAGCGGCACGCCTTTATTACGTTTGTAATTATAATCAGCTTTTTTGTCTTGAACAACATTCTCTATTTGTGGTTGGGAAAAGCGTTTATTGACGAACTGGCAAAGCGCCCGAACGGCTTTCAGCAGAGCGCGCCCTGGTTTACCTATGTTGTAGGCGACCTGCTGATCGCCAACTTCTTTCTGTATGTTCTGCAGCAGGGCCGTCAGCTCACTCGAAAACTCTCCGATCAGGAATTTCAGATCCTGAACATGGAAAAGCTGAAAACCCGCGCGGAGTTAGATGCGTTGCAGGCTAAAATCAACCCGCATTTTCTTTACAATGCCCTGAACAGCATCGCCAGCCTGGTGCATGACGATCCTGAAAAAGCGGAGGAAATGACGTTGCTTCTGTCGAAACTGTTCCGCTATTCGACTGGCCGCGATGGTAATCTATTCGCGACGCTGGCCGACGAACTGGAAATGGTCCGAACGTATCTGCAGGTTGAACAGGTACGCTTTGGCAACCGCCTTACATTTAGTGTCGACGTAGCCGACTCAGGACTTAATGACCTGAAACTGCCTCAGTTTTTGCTTCAGCCAATCGTTGAGAATGCTATCAAGCACGGCATTGCCAAGCGCGCCGATTCCGGCCGGGTCGACGTCCGGATATATCAGAAAAACGATGAACTCCACCTATGTGTCCACGACAATGGCCCGGCCTTCCCCGACAACATGGACGGGGGCTACGGCCTGCGCAGCATTCAGGATAAACTCAAGTTGCTTTACGGCGACGACGCCCGCGTTGAACTTCAGAACTGGCCCATTAAGCAGGTCCTGATATCGATTAGCATGGCCAAAATCAAGGCTGGTTACACCACCGTAACCCCCGAGGCTTAAACCTTACATAGTATGAACTTCCCACTCAAAACATTGCTTATCGACGATGAGTCCTTAGCTGTCAACCGGCTCCGTCGTTTGCTGGACAAACACCGCGACACCTTTGAGGTCGCCGGTGAGGCTCCCAACGGCGCCGAAGGGCTGACGCTCGTTGAATCCACCCGCCCCGACGTCATTTTTCTGGACATTGAAATGCCGTTGCTGAATGGGTTTGAGATGCTTTCGCGGCTGACGTTCATGCCGATGGTCGTCTTTGCAACCGCCTTCGATCAATACGCCATCCGGGCTTTTGAAGAAAACTCGGTCGACTACCTGCTCAAACCGATCGAAGCCGAGCGTCTGGCGCGCACCGCCCAGAAAATCCGAATGCTGGTTGAACGTACCAAACTCAGCGAACCCATCAGTAACCCCATGACCGAGAACGTCATGCGACTGCTGGCGCAGATGCAGCCTAAAAAAGAAATCTACTCCATCTCCGTCAAGTCTGGCGACAAAATCCGGCTCATTCCCCTATCCGACATTGCGTATTTTGAGGCCGAGGATAAATACGTGTTTCTGGCGACGATGGACGGTCAGAAGTTTCTGACGACCTATACCCTCACCACGCTCACCGAAAAACTACCCGATACGTTCGTGCGGGTGAGCCGGTCGGTGCTCGTCAACCGGCATAAAATCGCCGAAGTCCACCGGCATTTCGACGGTAAGTTCATGCTGGCCATGACCGACAAAAAAGCCACGAAACTCACCACGGGCAGCACCTACGGCGAGGCCGTCCGGCAAATGCTGGA is from Spirosoma taeanense and encodes:
- a CDS encoding NAD(P)/FAD-dependent oxidoreductase; amino-acid sequence: MTIDFLIVGQGVAGSALAWTLDQRGCSLLVADAPGLPSASSVAAGIVNPLTGRKLVRTWKADELFPFLHQFYTDTEQALGVQFFHPRTIYRPFRSEAEKMAYLTLTADPDIQRYIQKEVDNELYKDFINNSFGGIEVTQAGWLDLGEYVRVIKGYFIKKNQYYEGIITPDELTIKAHNVTWNGLTINKVIFCDGVQARQNPLFDWLPYNPVKGQILTALVDQYPITAIVNQGVFILPIRRGLVRIGATYSWHDLDWQTTDEGREFLHSKVRAVLKVPYQIVAQQAGIRPSTKDRRPFIGLHPSHPAVGIFGGMGTKGVSLAPYLAEQFARHLLDGEELEPEANISRCVSL
- the cmk gene encoding (d)CMP kinase, which codes for MPKIVIAIDGYSSCGKSTTAKAVAARMGYGYIDTGAMYRAVSLFFIQERISFSNHREVKAALEHIHITFNHNNRTGKNETCLNGLNVEEEIRKMYISNIVSEVSAIPEVRWAMVAQQQKMGRRRGVVMDGRDIGTKVFPDAEVKVFMTADTFTRAKRRQQELLEKGEMINLEEIIRNLEKRDLIDTTRSESPLVQAPDATLLDTSFMTIEEQVDWVIELADRRLAEIHRNS
- a CDS encoding GNAT family N-acetyltransferase — translated: MTTTLVTFQLKTCRLRPWREGDVESLARYASNRLIWNNVRDFFPYPYTPRDAHSWVRSNKSYQQPNNLAIEVDGQAVGNIGFTVKDDIYRYNAEIGYWLGEPYWGRGIMSEAVPVMTDYIFGNFQVNRLFACVLEGNIGSMKVLESAGFRHEAIHKKAAVKNNQYLDEHIFALLRSEFRGL
- a CDS encoding LytR/AlgR family response regulator transcription factor: MNFPLKTLLIDDESLAVNRLRRLLDKHRDTFEVAGEAPNGAEGLTLVESTRPDVIFLDIEMPLLNGFEMLSRLTFMPMVVFATAFDQYAIRAFEENSVDYLLKPIEAERLARTAQKIRMLVERTKLSEPISNPMTENVMRLLAQMQPKKEIYSISVKSGDKIRLIPLSDIAYFEAEDKYVFLATMDGQKFLTTYTLTTLTEKLPDTFVRVSRSVLVNRHKIAEVHRHFDGKFMLAMTDKKATKLTTGSTYGEAVRQMLEL
- a CDS encoding histidine kinase, which encodes MTREQLIGTIGKNGRRLKMRASELAGFDFSGLDLTQADLRFSNLARANFRGAILRQADLSFSDLKGADFTNADLYEANLSFSGLEGIDLTGANVEGAQFNFSGRSNYRPEPTRPEPISLTNLLQKPGWGIFIGAALGALLIYGCNAVIYFTHLIWTAKDPVIAGLYRFLIIQNITDGVVVFLLTWALSGWLSRQFQAVWKRHAFITFVIIISFFVLNNILYLWLGKAFIDELAKRPNGFQQSAPWFTYVVGDLLIANFFLYVLQQGRQLTRKLSDQEFQILNMEKLKTRAELDALQAKINPHFLYNALNSIASLVHDDPEKAEEMTLLLSKLFRYSTGRDGNLFATLADELEMVRTYLQVEQVRFGNRLTFSVDVADSGLNDLKLPQFLLQPIVENAIKHGIAKRADSGRVDVRIYQKNDELHLCVHDNGPAFPDNMDGGYGLRSIQDKLKLLYGDDARVELQNWPIKQVLISISMAKIKAGYTTVTPEA